A stretch of Faecalibacterium duncaniae DNA encodes these proteins:
- the yqeK gene encoding bis(5'-nucleosyl)-tetraphosphatase (symmetrical) YqeK, producing the protein MNLKQAKELVRGRLSDKRYEHTLNVRKMAVKLAKRYGVDEDKAALAALLHDSAKEISKDEMRAIMRAHPELAEGGEERPTPVWHGICAAILARTEWGVEDEAVLSAIACHTAGKPGMSRLDKIVYLADMSSKERDWPGVNKLRKLELKDLDLAMLAALRQTNDFVLSQGKPLDPMSKAAYDEIKAEVDARAAKAG; encoded by the coding sequence ATGAATCTGAAACAGGCAAAGGAGCTTGTGCGCGGCCGGTTGAGTGACAAGCGTTACGAGCATACCCTGAACGTGAGAAAAATGGCCGTCAAGCTGGCAAAGCGGTATGGCGTGGATGAGGACAAGGCCGCGCTGGCCGCCCTGCTGCACGACTCGGCCAAGGAGATCAGCAAGGACGAGATGCGCGCCATCATGCGGGCCCACCCGGAACTGGCCGAGGGCGGGGAAGAGCGCCCCACCCCGGTGTGGCACGGCATCTGCGCCGCCATCCTGGCCCGCACCGAGTGGGGCGTGGAGGATGAGGCTGTGCTTTCGGCCATTGCCTGCCACACCGCGGGCAAGCCCGGCATGAGCAGGCTGGATAAGATCGTCTATCTGGCGGATATGTCCAGCAAGGAGCGGGACTGGCCCGGGGTGAACAAGCTGCGCAAGCTGGAGCTGAAGGATCTGGATCTGGCCATGCTGGCAGCCCTCAGGCAGACGAATGACTTTGTGCTCTCGCAGGGGAAGCCCCTGGACCCCATGTCCAAGGCGGCCTACGATGAGATCAAAGCAGAGGTGGATGCCCGGGCTGCAAAGGCCGGGTGA
- a CDS encoding CD1247 N-terminal domain-containing protein, whose translation MKEKAAYLRGLIEGLGIDETTKEGKVIKAMSELLGELAEAVDGIDEDVTRAYDQINDLSEELEDLEADLYEDDEDDEEPEEEEEDTEEDDNDDDIASEPFYEVACPNCGETVYVSEDDLDAGEANCAHCGVTFEVALEDEDEEQEEGPVQYEVTCPACGQTTVFEEDDLLDGAPKCPGCGKPLDFEVTEE comes from the coding sequence ATGAAGGAAAAGGCTGCATACCTGCGGGGCCTGATCGAGGGCCTGGGCATCGACGAGACCACCAAAGAGGGCAAGGTCATCAAGGCCATGAGCGAACTGCTGGGCGAACTGGCAGAGGCTGTGGACGGCATCGATGAAGATGTGACCCGCGCCTACGACCAGATCAACGACCTGAGCGAGGAGCTGGAGGATCTGGAAGCCGACCTCTATGAGGACGATGAGGATGACGAGGAGCCCGAAGAAGAGGAAGAGGATACCGAAGAGGACGACAATGACGATGATATCGCCAGTGAGCCGTTCTATGAGGTGGCCTGCCCCAACTGCGGCGAGACCGTTTACGTCAGCGAGGACGACCTGGACGCGGGCGAAGCAAACTGCGCCCACTGCGGCGTGACCTTTGAGGTCGCGCTGGAGGATGAGGACGAGGAGCAGGAGGAAGGCCCCGTGCAGTACGAGGTGACCTGCCCCGCCTGTGGTCAGACCACTGTGTTTGAGGAGGACGACCTGCTGGATGGCGCACCCAAGTGCCCCGGCTGCGGCAAGCCCCTGGACTTTGAAGTGACCGAAGAGTAA
- the leuS gene encoding leucine--tRNA ligase, protein MKYDYKAVEAKWQKVWEDEKTFHVEIDHKKPKFYALVEFPYPSGAGLHVGHPRSYTALDVVSRKRRQNGYNVLYPMGWDAFGLPTENFAMKNHIHPAIVTKKNVDHFREQLKALGFSFDWDREINTTDPEYYKWTQWIFLQLYKHGLAYKKEMNVNWCTGCKCVLANEEVVNGVCERCGSEVVHKVKSQWMLKITAYADKLIDGLDGLDYIERVATQQKNWIGRSHGAEVNFGTTAGDTLTVYTTRCDTLFGATYMVVSPEHAMVKEWLEKGLLKNADAVTAYQAEAARKSDFERSELNKEKTGVKLEGVMGINPVNDKQIPIFISDYVLSTYGTGAIMAVPAHDTRDWEFAKKFGLPIIEVVKGNTESNLDEAAFTDVATGTLVNSGFLDGLSVTDAKKKMIEWLEANGKGCDKVNYKLRDWVFSRQRYWGEPIPMVKCEKCGWQPLPESSLPLTLPDITDFEPGPDGESPLARHTDWVKTTCPCCGGPATRETDTMPQWAGSSWYFLRYMDPHCKDALASKEALEYWSPVDWYNGGMEHTTLHLLYSRFWHKFLYDIGVVPTAEPYQKRTAHGMILGLNPHSFVNLPADEQEKLLKEYGSQKAAEKALEEKYGEMARHPIVKMSKSLGNVINPDEVVDQYGADTMRLYEMFMGDFEQAAPWQTSAIAGCNRFLDRVWALSDKLVEGEGYRPAIETLMHQTIKKVGADIEGLKMNTAIAQLMTLVNALYDNGGATKAELETVVQLLNPFAPHMTEELWEKLGHSHNEQLAYYPWPQYEEAKCVESTVEIAVQVNGKVKARLKVAADIDAAAAIAAAKADPAVAAALEGKQVVKEIYVKGRLVNLAVK, encoded by the coding sequence ATGAAGTATGATTACAAGGCCGTTGAGGCCAAGTGGCAGAAGGTGTGGGAGGACGAAAAGACCTTCCATGTCGAGATCGACCACAAAAAGCCCAAGTTCTATGCGCTGGTGGAGTTCCCGTATCCCTCGGGTGCGGGCCTGCATGTGGGCCACCCCCGCAGCTATACTGCCCTGGATGTGGTCAGCCGCAAGCGCCGCCAGAACGGCTACAACGTGCTGTACCCCATGGGCTGGGATGCCTTCGGTCTGCCCACCGAGAACTTTGCCATGAAGAACCACATCCACCCGGCCATCGTCACCAAAAAGAATGTGGATCACTTCCGTGAGCAGCTCAAGGCGCTGGGCTTCTCCTTTGACTGGGATCGCGAGATCAACACCACCGACCCCGAGTACTACAAGTGGACCCAGTGGATCTTCCTGCAGCTGTACAAGCACGGCCTGGCCTACAAGAAGGAAATGAACGTCAACTGGTGCACCGGCTGCAAGTGCGTGCTGGCAAACGAGGAAGTTGTCAACGGCGTGTGCGAGCGCTGCGGCAGCGAGGTCGTGCATAAGGTCAAGAGCCAGTGGATGCTCAAAATCACCGCTTACGCCGACAAGCTGATCGACGGCCTGGATGGTCTGGATTACATCGAGCGCGTTGCCACCCAGCAGAAGAACTGGATCGGCCGCAGCCATGGTGCAGAGGTGAACTTCGGTACCACCGCAGGCGATACCCTGACGGTTTACACCACCCGCTGCGATACCCTGTTCGGCGCTACCTACATGGTCGTCTCCCCGGAGCACGCCATGGTCAAGGAGTGGCTGGAAAAGGGCCTGCTCAAGAATGCGGATGCCGTTACGGCCTATCAGGCAGAGGCTGCCCGCAAGAGCGATTTCGAGCGCAGTGAGCTGAACAAGGAAAAGACCGGCGTGAAGCTGGAGGGCGTGATGGGCATCAACCCCGTCAACGACAAGCAGATCCCTATCTTTATCTCTGATTATGTCCTGTCCACCTACGGCACCGGTGCCATCATGGCTGTGCCCGCCCACGATACCCGCGACTGGGAGTTCGCCAAGAAGTTCGGCCTGCCCATCATCGAGGTGGTCAAGGGCAATACCGAGTCCAATCTGGACGAGGCTGCCTTTACCGATGTTGCCACCGGTACGCTGGTCAACTCCGGCTTCCTGGACGGCCTGTCTGTGACCGATGCCAAGAAAAAGATGATCGAGTGGCTGGAAGCCAACGGCAAGGGCTGCGACAAGGTGAACTATAAGCTGCGCGACTGGGTGTTCAGCCGTCAGCGCTACTGGGGCGAGCCGATCCCCATGGTCAAGTGTGAAAAGTGCGGCTGGCAGCCCCTGCCCGAGAGCAGCCTGCCCCTGACCCTGCCCGACATCACCGACTTTGAGCCGGGCCCCGATGGTGAGTCCCCGCTGGCCCGCCACACCGACTGGGTCAAGACCACCTGCCCCTGCTGCGGCGGCCCCGCCACCCGCGAGACCGACACCATGCCCCAGTGGGCCGGTTCCTCCTGGTACTTCCTGCGCTACATGGACCCCCACTGCAAGGACGCTCTGGCCTCCAAGGAGGCGCTGGAGTACTGGTCTCCCGTGGACTGGTACAACGGCGGCATGGAGCACACCACCCTGCATCTGCTGTACAGCCGTTTCTGGCACAAGTTCCTGTACGATATCGGCGTGGTGCCCACTGCCGAGCCTTACCAGAAGCGCACCGCCCACGGCATGATCCTGGGCCTGAACCCCCACAGCTTTGTCAACCTGCCCGCTGACGAGCAGGAGAAGCTGCTGAAGGAGTATGGCAGCCAGAAGGCCGCCGAAAAGGCACTGGAAGAGAAGTACGGCGAGATGGCACGCCATCCCATCGTCAAGATGTCCAAGAGCCTGGGCAACGTCATCAACCCCGATGAGGTGGTGGACCAGTACGGTGCCGACACCATGCGTCTGTATGAGATGTTCATGGGCGACTTTGAGCAGGCCGCACCCTGGCAGACCTCTGCTATTGCCGGCTGCAACCGCTTCCTCGACCGCGTGTGGGCGCTGTCCGACAAGCTGGTGGAGGGCGAGGGCTATCGCCCCGCCATTGAGACCCTGATGCACCAGACCATCAAGAAGGTGGGCGCTGACATCGAGGGCCTGAAGATGAACACCGCCATCGCCCAGCTGATGACGCTGGTCAACGCCCTGTACGACAACGGCGGTGCGACCAAGGCCGAGCTGGAGACCGTTGTTCAGCTGCTGAACCCGTTTGCTCCCCACATGACCGAGGAGCTGTGGGAGAAGCTGGGCCACAGCCACAATGAGCAGCTGGCCTACTACCCCTGGCCCCAGTACGAAGAGGCCAAGTGCGTGGAGAGCACCGTGGAGATCGCCGTGCAGGTGAACGGCAAGGTGAAGGCCCGCCTGAAGGTGGCTGCCGACATCGATGCTGCTGCCGCCATTGCCGCCGCCAAGGCTGACCCCGCTGTTGCCGCCGCTCTGGAGGGCAAGCAGGTCGTCAAGGAGATCTACGTCAAGGGCCGTCTGGTCAACCTGGCCGTGAAGTAA
- a CDS encoding YhbY family RNA-binding protein, which translates to MLTSKQRAILRGKANTMDPVFIVGKGEIDETMIQGVKDCLDARELIKLKVLESSMYNAREASVKLAEATGADCVQVIGSKFVLYLQKKKDSAYADLLK; encoded by the coding sequence ATGTTGACGAGCAAACAGCGCGCCATTCTGCGCGGCAAGGCAAACACCATGGACCCCGTTTTCATCGTGGGCAAGGGTGAGATCGACGAGACCATGATCCAGGGCGTGAAGGACTGCCTGGATGCCCGGGAGCTGATCAAGCTCAAGGTGCTGGAGAGCAGCATGTACAACGCCCGTGAGGCTTCTGTCAAGCTGGCAGAGGCCACCGGTGCCGACTGCGTGCAGGTCATCGGCTCCAAATTCGTGCTCTATCTGCAGAAGAAGAAGGACAGCGCCTACGCTGACCTGCTGAAATGA
- the nadD gene encoding nicotinate (nicotinamide) nucleotide adenylyltransferase, with product MRLLLYGGTFDPPHNGHLNNLRAAAARVRPDRVVVMPAGLSPFKQSTAAPGSARVEMCACFRALEAEGAVPALCVSGWEVEQAALGRRNYTVLTLEMLARTYPEAELYMAMGSDMLLSFDSWHRWQEILRLARLVVTSRNVGDAPELHAKAKQMDPTGARILFAQVEALPMASSNLRARLAAGEACENELPALVRRVIRREGLYRADRGESGNHESETGKGACARPVE from the coding sequence ATGAGGCTCCTGCTGTACGGCGGCACCTTTGACCCGCCCCACAACGGCCACCTGAACAATCTGCGCGCCGCCGCTGCCCGGGTGCGCCCGGACAGGGTGGTGGTGATGCCTGCGGGGCTTTCCCCCTTCAAGCAGTCCACCGCCGCCCCCGGCAGCGCCCGGGTGGAGATGTGCGCGTGCTTCCGTGCACTGGAAGCGGAGGGGGCTGTCCCGGCGCTGTGTGTCAGCGGCTGGGAGGTGGAGCAGGCCGCGCTGGGCAGGCGCAACTATACGGTGCTCACGCTGGAAATGCTGGCCCGGACTTACCCGGAGGCCGAGCTGTACATGGCCATGGGCAGCGATATGCTGCTGAGCTTTGACAGCTGGCACCGCTGGCAGGAGATCCTGCGGCTGGCCCGGCTGGTGGTCACGAGCCGGAATGTCGGCGACGCGCCGGAGCTTCACGCCAAGGCAAAGCAGATGGACCCCACCGGGGCCCGCATCCTGTTTGCACAGGTCGAGGCTCTGCCCATGGCCAGCAGCAACCTGCGTGCCCGCCTTGCAGCAGGGGAAGCGTGTGAAAATGAACTGCCCGCCCTCGTGCGCCGGGTCATCCGGCGGGAGGGGCTTTACCGGGCAGACAGAGGGGAAAGCGGAAACCATGAATCTGAAACAGGCAAAGGAGCTTGTGCGCGGCCGGTTGAGTGA
- a CDS encoding YqeG family HAD IIIA-type phosphatase, translated as MLITPEYVFKDVTHITPEWLAQKGIRALVLDIDNTLTADRSQELPEEVAGWLEAMRRAGVKLTIVSNGAEKRVRPFAEKLGLAYLYRSAKPLPFALGVARRRMQVKRREMAMVGDQLYADRMAAALYGIPGLMVIPRGPDLGAQVVLKRKWEKKHWQEYYDRGGKTL; from the coding sequence ATGCTCATTACCCCCGAATATGTTTTTAAGGATGTGACCCACATCACGCCGGAGTGGCTGGCCCAAAAGGGCATCCGGGCGCTGGTGCTGGATATCGACAACACCCTGACCGCCGACCGCAGTCAGGAGCTGCCGGAAGAAGTGGCCGGGTGGCTGGAAGCCATGCGCAGGGCGGGCGTAAAGCTGACCATCGTTTCCAACGGTGCCGAAAAGCGGGTGCGCCCCTTTGCGGAAAAGCTGGGCCTTGCCTACCTCTACCGCAGCGCCAAGCCCCTGCCCTTTGCGCTGGGGGTGGCCCGCCGCCGGATGCAGGTGAAGCGCAGGGAAATGGCCATGGTGGGCGACCAGCTCTATGCCGACCGGATGGCGGCGGCGCTCTATGGTATTCCGGGCCTGATGGTCATCCCCCGCGGACCGGATCTTGGGGCACAGGTGGTGCTCAAGCGCAAGTGGGAGAAAAAACACTGGCAGGAATACTACGACCGGGGAGGTAAGACCCTGTGA
- a CDS encoding TIM barrel protein — MSEWKIRFGTAGTSDSFTAMGYKNSLDIPAYTEKMGLDAFEYQCGHGVRLGLDKARQMADDAAARGILFSVHAPYYISASSLDEEKRLNSVNYLLQSAALCRALGGRRVIFHSGSCGRQSREAALEKALDTLKRAQDALDEAGFAEITLCPETMGKIGQLGTLEEVLALCGVDRRITPCIDFGHLNARTLGGIRSKADYAAILDRIGEALGDARARQFHVHFSRIEYSKGGEKRHWTFAETQFGPEPQPLMELLAERGLAPVIICESAGTQAEDAQTMQRMYCG; from the coding sequence GTGAGTGAGTGGAAGATCCGGTTCGGCACCGCAGGCACCAGCGACAGCTTCACGGCCATGGGGTATAAGAACAGTCTGGACATTCCGGCCTATACCGAAAAAATGGGGCTGGATGCCTTTGAATACCAGTGCGGCCATGGAGTCCGGCTGGGGCTGGACAAGGCCCGGCAGATGGCTGACGATGCCGCCGCCCGGGGGATTTTGTTCAGCGTCCACGCGCCTTACTATATCAGCGCCTCCAGCCTGGACGAGGAAAAGCGGCTGAACAGCGTGAACTATCTGCTCCAGAGCGCGGCGCTCTGCAGGGCGCTGGGCGGCAGGCGGGTCATCTTCCACTCCGGCAGCTGCGGCAGGCAGAGCCGGGAAGCTGCCCTGGAAAAAGCGCTGGACACCCTGAAACGGGCGCAGGACGCGCTGGATGAAGCGGGCTTTGCCGAGATCACCCTCTGCCCTGAGACGATGGGAAAGATCGGCCAGCTGGGTACGCTGGAAGAGGTGTTGGCTCTCTGCGGGGTGGACAGACGCATCACCCCCTGCATCGACTTCGGCCACCTCAACGCCCGGACGCTGGGCGGCATTCGGTCCAAGGCGGATTATGCCGCTATCCTTGACCGCATCGGGGAGGCGCTGGGGGATGCGCGTGCCCGGCAGTTCCATGTCCATTTTTCCCGCATCGAGTATTCCAAGGGCGGTGAAAAGCGGCACTGGACCTTTGCCGAGACCCAGTTCGGCCCCGAACCCCAGCCCCTGATGGAGCTGCTGGCCGAGCGCGGGCTTGCGCCAGTCATCATCTGTGAGAGCGCCGGTACGCAGGCAGAGGATGCACAGACGATGCAGAGAATGTATTGTGGATGA
- the rpsU gene encoding 30S ribosomal protein S21, translating to MSEIRVKEGESLESALRRFKRSTARSGVLAEVRKREAYEKPSVKRKKKSEAARKRKFK from the coding sequence ATGTCGGAAATTCGTGTTAAAGAGGGCGAGTCGCTGGAAAGCGCACTGCGTCGCTTCAAGCGCAGCACCGCTCGCAGCGGTGTGCTCGCAGAGGTTCGTAAGCGCGAGGCTTACGAGAAGCCGTCTGTTAAGCGCAAGAAGAAGTCCGAAGCAGCCCGCAAGCGCAAGTTCAAGTAA
- the efp gene encoding elongation factor P, which yields MISAGEFRNGVTFEQDGQVLQVVEFQHVKPGKGAAFVRTKTKNVITGSVVETSYNPTAKFPQAFIERKDVTYSYEDGDLYHFMDNETYDDIPVNASDVPDNFKFCKENEPCKLLSYKGKVFSVEIPNFIELEVTQTEPGVKGNTATNTLKPATVETGAEIRVPLFINEGDHIRIDTRTGEYMERV from the coding sequence ATGATTTCTGCAGGCGAGTTTCGCAACGGCGTGACCTTTGAGCAGGACGGCCAGGTTCTTCAGGTCGTTGAGTTCCAGCACGTGAAGCCCGGCAAGGGCGCTGCCTTTGTCCGCACCAAGACCAAGAACGTGATCACCGGCTCTGTGGTTGAGACCAGCTACAACCCGACCGCAAAGTTCCCTCAGGCTTTCATCGAGCGCAAGGACGTGACTTACAGCTATGAGGATGGCGATCTGTACCACTTCATGGACAACGAGACCTACGACGATATCCCCGTCAACGCTTCCGATGTGCCCGATAACTTCAAGTTCTGCAAGGAGAACGAGCCGTGCAAGCTGCTGAGCTATAAGGGCAAGGTCTTCAGCGTCGAGATCCCCAACTTCATCGAGCTGGAAGTCACCCAGACCGAGCCGGGTGTCAAGGGCAACACCGCCACCAACACCCTGAAGCCCGCTACTGTCGAGACCGGTGCTGAGATCCGCGTTCCTCTGTTCATCAACGAGGGCGACCACATCCGCATCGATACCCGCACCGGCGAGTATATGGAGCGCGTCTAA
- the ftsY gene encoding signal recognition particle-docking protein FtsY — translation MGLFGFGKKEKDKMKDGLEKTRTGFWGNIMNTLTGSKIDDDLYDELEEQLILADVGGEVAIKLVDKLRDRVNEKGLKTGEQASDELRDLIADEMRPEAEMDLSGMPAVILIIGVNGVGKTTSIAKLADFYTRQGKKVMLAAGDTFRAAASEQLEIWADRAGVPLVKAGEGADPAAVIFDTVKSATARGYDLVIADTAGRLHNKANLMAELSKISRSVKKASPEASLETLLVLDAITGQNAISQAREFCKAANATGIILTKLDGTAKGGCVVAVKQRLGLPVRFIGVGEGIDDLIPFTPEGYVEELLPRQWKH, via the coding sequence ATGGGCCTCTTTGGATTTGGCAAAAAAGAAAAAGATAAGATGAAAGACGGCCTCGAAAAGACCCGCACGGGCTTCTGGGGCAACATTATGAATACCCTCACCGGCAGCAAGATCGATGATGATCTTTACGATGAGCTGGAAGAGCAGCTCATTCTGGCCGATGTGGGCGGTGAAGTGGCCATCAAACTGGTGGACAAGCTGCGGGACCGGGTGAACGAGAAGGGTCTGAAAACCGGTGAGCAGGCCAGCGATGAACTGCGCGACCTCATTGCCGATGAGATGCGCCCCGAAGCTGAGATGGACCTGAGCGGCATGCCCGCCGTCATTCTGATCATCGGCGTGAACGGCGTGGGCAAGACCACCAGCATTGCCAAGCTGGCCGATTTCTATACCCGTCAGGGCAAAAAGGTCATGCTGGCCGCAGGCGATACCTTCCGTGCCGCCGCCAGCGAGCAGCTGGAGATCTGGGCCGACCGGGCGGGTGTGCCCCTTGTCAAGGCGGGCGAGGGCGCAGACCCCGCCGCTGTCATTTTTGATACGGTCAAGTCGGCCACCGCACGCGGCTATGATCTGGTCATTGCGGATACCGCAGGCCGCCTGCACAACAAGGCAAACCTGATGGCAGAGCTTTCCAAGATCAGCCGCAGTGTCAAAAAGGCCAGCCCCGAGGCCAGTCTGGAGACCCTGCTGGTGCTGGATGCCATCACGGGCCAGAACGCCATCAGCCAGGCCCGGGAGTTCTGCAAGGCGGCAAACGCCACCGGCATCATCCTGACCAAGCTGGACGGCACCGCCAAGGGCGGCTGTGTCGTGGCGGTCAAGCAGCGGCTGGGCCTGCCCGTGCGGTTCATCGGCGTGGGTGAGGGCATCGATGACCTGATCCCCTTCACCCCGGAGGGCTATGTGGAAGAGCTGCTGCCCCGGCAGTGGAAGCATTAA
- the rdgB gene encoding RdgB/HAM1 family non-canonical purine NTP pyrophosphatase, which produces MKICAATGNAGKLRELRRILEAQGHEVVSQKELGITIEPDETGTTFEENALIKAETICKASGLPTIADDSGLCVDALEGAPGVYSARYCGRHGDDEANNDKLLENMQDVPAEQRGAKFVAAVCFILPTGRHLTCRGECPGKVAFARLAGDYGFGYDPLFIPDECGVGKAEKRPNTEGRSYAQLTPDEKDAISHRGVALAKLEKELPEFLK; this is translated from the coding sequence ATGAAAATTTGTGCAGCGACCGGCAACGCCGGGAAGCTCCGTGAGCTGCGGCGCATTCTGGAAGCGCAGGGCCACGAGGTGGTCAGCCAGAAGGAGCTGGGCATCACCATTGAACCCGATGAGACCGGCACCACCTTTGAGGAAAACGCCCTCATCAAGGCCGAGACCATCTGCAAAGCCAGCGGCCTGCCTACCATCGCCGATGACTCGGGCCTCTGTGTGGATGCGCTGGAGGGTGCCCCCGGCGTGTACAGCGCCCGCTACTGCGGCCGCCACGGCGACGATGAGGCCAACAACGACAAGCTGCTGGAGAATATGCAGGATGTCCCGGCGGAACAGCGCGGTGCAAAATTTGTGGCCGCTGTCTGCTTTATCCTGCCCACCGGCCGGCACCTGACCTGCCGGGGCGAGTGCCCGGGCAAGGTGGCCTTTGCGCGCCTGGCAGGCGATTACGGTTTTGGCTACGATCCGCTGTTCATCCCCGATGAATGCGGCGTGGGCAAGGCGGAAAAGCGCCCCAATACCGAGGGACGCAGCTATGCCCAGCTTACCCCGGACGAAAAGGATGCCATCAGCCACCGCGGTGTGGCGCTGGCAAAGCTGGAAAAAGAATTACCTGAATTTCTGAAATAA
- the rsfS gene encoding ribosome silencing factor has product MENKIDSKTLAIEIAKILDKKKAVDVRVLKVESLTVLTDYFVIASGTSTTQVGALADEVEYELSQKGIEPYTTEGFDSKNWVLLDYSSVIVHVFVPNTRTYYDLEHLWADGEPMDISEYLTPENSL; this is encoded by the coding sequence ATGGAAAACAAGATCGACAGCAAGACCCTTGCCATTGAGATCGCAAAGATCCTGGATAAGAAAAAGGCCGTGGATGTCCGCGTGCTCAAAGTGGAGAGCCTGACCGTTCTGACCGATTACTTCGTCATTGCTTCCGGCACCTCCACCACCCAGGTGGGTGCTCTGGCCGACGAGGTGGAGTACGAGCTTTCTCAGAAGGGCATCGAGCCCTACACCACCGAGGGCTTCGACTCCAAGAACTGGGTGCTGCTGGATTATTCCAGCGTCATCGTGCACGTCTTTGTGCCCAACACCCGCACCTACTATGATCTGGAACATCTGTGGGCCGATGGTGAGCCCATGGATATCTCGGAATATCTGACCCCGGAAAACAGTCTGTAA
- a CDS encoding LCP family protein codes for MSQGPRHINTDRSLNRPTEQRPTEASALHQVSLSGQPDFFQNEQPAPQRPEPPRQSAGGGRGGNGGSQPPRHAAPADAHRRRKKKKKTPVWLPMAVTLAVLAVISGVVVYAVNMVNKVEDNLKPEENATSLVEEIQTLEEYKGDVVNILVCGIDYEEGRAYSSDGSNDGMTDMILYCQFDIKGGALRMLQIPRNSLVATQNRKITLSNGKTYAATNYQINSVALSNGGDIAALAEVIYDQYKLPIDYYVTIDMQALVEMVDNFGGIEVYIPHDMSFAGSVLKQGYRNLDGASAEFFVRCRHGEGYANSDIDRLNMQRYFYAGLFKRVRSMGVTDVIAQLPLIFNNYIHTDMDLTTIAKMLVSFTRIDSGNIMLAQTPVFMGVPNVGKTSSFDGYSCVVPDAGSIAELLNTYFRNYTGPVSAEEMNLVTNNWPHGTASTSANVQFVGQLDKESDDAILSGDTDVAGATTTDGQAAGQ; via the coding sequence ATGAGTCAAGGTCCGCGTCATATCAATACAGACCGCTCGCTGAACCGTCCCACGGAGCAGCGCCCCACGGAGGCCTCAGCCCTGCATCAGGTGTCGCTGTCCGGGCAGCCGGATTTCTTCCAGAACGAACAGCCCGCACCCCAGCGGCCGGAACCGCCCCGCCAGAGCGCGGGCGGCGGACGCGGCGGCAACGGCGGCAGTCAGCCGCCCCGGCACGCGGCCCCCGCTGATGCCCACCGCCGCCGCAAAAAGAAGAAAAAGACCCCCGTGTGGCTGCCGATGGCTGTGACGCTGGCGGTGCTGGCCGTGATCTCGGGCGTGGTGGTCTACGCCGTGAACATGGTGAACAAGGTGGAGGATAATCTGAAGCCCGAGGAGAACGCGACCTCGCTGGTGGAGGAGATCCAGACGCTGGAGGAGTATAAGGGCGATGTGGTGAACATCCTTGTCTGCGGCATCGACTATGAGGAGGGCCGCGCCTATTCCTCGGACGGTAGCAACGACGGCATGACGGATATGATCCTGTACTGCCAGTTCGATATCAAGGGCGGTGCCCTGCGGATGCTGCAGATCCCCCGCAACAGTCTTGTTGCGACCCAGAACCGCAAGATCACCCTTTCCAACGGCAAGACCTACGCGGCTACCAACTATCAGATCAACTCGGTGGCCCTCTCCAACGGCGGCGACATTGCCGCGCTGGCGGAGGTCATCTATGATCAGTACAAGCTGCCCATCGACTACTATGTGACCATTGATATGCAGGCACTGGTGGAAATGGTGGACAACTTCGGCGGCATCGAGGTGTATATCCCCCACGATATGTCCTTTGCGGGCAGTGTCCTGAAGCAGGGCTACCGCAACCTGGACGGCGCATCGGCAGAGTTCTTTGTCCGCTGCCGCCACGGCGAGGGCTACGCCAACTCGGATATCGACCGCCTGAACATGCAGCGCTACTTCTATGCCGGCCTGTTCAAGCGGGTACGCAGCATGGGCGTGACCGATGTCATTGCGCAGCTGCCCCTGATCTTCAACAACTATATCCACACGGATATGGATCTGACCACCATTGCCAAGATGCTGGTGTCCTTTACCCGCATCGACAGTGGGAACATCATGCTGGCCCAGACCCCTGTGTTCATGGGCGTGCCCAATGTGGGCAAGACCAGCAGCTTTGACGGCTACTCCTGCGTGGTGCCGGATGCCGGTTCCATTGCAGAGCTGCTGAACACCTATTTCCGCAATTACACCGGCCCCGTGAGCGCCGAGGAAATGAACCTTGTGACCAACAACTGGCCCCACGGCACCGCTTCCACCAGCGCCAATGTCCAGTTCGTGGGACAGCTGGACAAGGAGTCCGATGATGCCATCCTGAGCGGCGATACCGACGTGGCAGGTGCGACCACCACCGACGGCCAGGCCGCGGGACAGTAA